One Bdellovibrionales bacterium genomic window carries:
- a CDS encoding AI-2E family transporter, with translation MKYSLGSKQVYEIDIPNRVYWKLIAFVVSIFLILKLFTLLQLLFVAILIAVSLNPLVKRLQSFKMGRSQAIALVTLMVAGAISWVVFTLIPTIYEQVQVLINDFPQLQERLMNSLSKQSVFKGVFHKNFISEKFTANPGNFIQPVLAVLETTLSGLVALGIVLVFSVYFLIDGKRAKDWIIDFFSAPVRLKLNATSQQIAPVISAYVTAQLMSSALCGIFSFALLSLMDVPAALTLATAAAILDVVPLLGFLMTLIPVVAISLTVSLPTAIGVFVAYGMYHIFEVYVLLPIIYNRKLKLPALVILLSVLAAWSLGGLLLTAAILPLIASYPIIEKIWLPKLLGRRVIERHRAHGTDTIDVWSDKILKFQDEFFASASDRHISSTLGRTILIIDDDHDMRALLRDVLETEGYTVLEASQGQEGLEYFETHNNIGLIILDYQMPIMNGKAFMENIQSYKLSRNIPVIVLSAETKDIEIKDGDIILQKPVDLKLFLNTITQLFSTSYSAPAESHPRPIIQQI, from the coding sequence GTGAAATACTCTTTGGGCTCCAAACAGGTTTATGAAATCGATATCCCCAACCGGGTGTATTGGAAGTTGATAGCCTTTGTGGTCTCGATCTTCCTCATTCTCAAACTCTTCACCCTCCTTCAACTTTTGTTTGTTGCGATTCTTATAGCGGTAAGTCTCAATCCTTTAGTCAAACGCCTCCAAAGCTTTAAGATGGGACGCTCGCAAGCGATCGCACTGGTCACTCTTATGGTGGCCGGAGCTATCAGCTGGGTCGTCTTCACCCTGATCCCAACAATCTACGAACAAGTTCAGGTCCTTATCAATGACTTTCCCCAACTTCAAGAGCGGTTGATGAACAGCCTCTCTAAGCAAAGTGTGTTTAAAGGAGTCTTTCATAAAAACTTTATCTCCGAAAAATTCACGGCCAATCCCGGGAACTTTATTCAGCCCGTACTGGCCGTTTTAGAAACCACACTCAGCGGACTGGTCGCCCTTGGGATCGTCTTGGTCTTTTCTGTTTACTTTTTAATCGATGGGAAACGCGCAAAAGATTGGATCATTGATTTCTTTTCGGCCCCGGTGCGCCTCAAGCTCAACGCTACGTCTCAGCAGATTGCGCCTGTGATTTCCGCTTACGTGACCGCGCAGCTGATGAGTAGCGCGTTGTGCGGAATATTTTCGTTTGCGCTTCTATCGCTGATGGATGTTCCTGCCGCATTAACATTAGCCACGGCCGCGGCCATTTTGGATGTGGTTCCCCTTTTGGGATTCCTCATGACACTCATTCCGGTGGTGGCAATCTCATTAACGGTGTCGCTTCCGACCGCGATTGGTGTCTTCGTGGCGTATGGAATGTATCACATCTTCGAAGTTTACGTTCTTTTGCCCATCATCTACAATCGCAAACTGAAACTCCCGGCGCTGGTCATTTTACTGTCGGTGTTAGCCGCATGGAGCTTAGGTGGTCTACTCCTCACTGCAGCCATACTGCCTCTCATCGCCTCTTACCCGATCATCGAAAAAATTTGGCTTCCAAAACTATTGGGTCGTCGGGTGATCGAACGCCATCGCGCTCATGGAACAGACACTATCGATGTCTGGAGTGATAAAATTCTCAAGTTCCAAGACGAGTTTTTTGCGAGTGCTAGCGATCGCCACATCTCTTCAACGCTCGGCCGCACCATTCTTATTATTGATGATGATCACGATATGCGCGCACTTCTCCGCGATGTTCTCGAAACCGAAGGCTACACGGTGCTCGAGGCTTCGCAGGGCCAAGAAGGACTCGAATATTTTGAAACTCACAATAACATCGGCTTGATCATTCTCGATTATCAAATGCCGATAATGAACGGCAAAGCCTTTATGGAGAACATTCAAAGCTATAAGCTCAGTCGAAATATTCCTGTGATCGTTCTCTCTGCCGAAACCAAAGACATCGAAATCAAAGATGGCGATATTATTTTGCAGAAACCCGTTGATCTCAAATTATTCCTAAACACCATCACTCAACTCTTTAGCACCTCATACTCCGCCCCAGCAGAGTCCCATCCCCGTCCCATCATTCAACAAATCTAA
- a CDS encoding ribonucleotide-diphosphate reductase subunit beta → MILDPGFNLTLRPMKYPVFYEMYKDAIKNTWTVEEVDFSRDINDLRSKMTPAERHLISRLVAFFATGDSIVGNNLVLNLYKHVNSPEARLYLSRQLYEEALHVQFYLTLLDTYIPDVTERAKAFSAIDNIPSIKRKGEFCFKWIDSINELKSIETLEDRRKFLMNLICFAACIEGLFFFGAFAYVYFLRSKGLLDGLASGTNWVFRDESAHINFAFEVIDIARREDPRIFTPQMNDLITQMMEEAVDCEMAFAEDVLDLGIAGMSKKDMREYLQFVADQRLERLHIAPRFGSKNPFAFLELQDVQELTNFFERKVSAYQVGVTGDVNFDESF, encoded by the coding sequence ATGATTTTAGATCCTGGATTTAATTTAACGTTGCGTCCGATGAAGTACCCCGTATTTTACGAGATGTACAAAGACGCGATCAAAAACACTTGGACCGTAGAGGAAGTGGACTTCTCTCGAGACATCAATGATTTGAGATCAAAGATGACTCCCGCAGAGCGCCACTTGATCAGCCGCCTGGTGGCCTTTTTTGCCACGGGGGACTCCATCGTTGGAAACAATCTCGTGTTGAATCTTTACAAACACGTCAACTCACCTGAGGCCCGGTTATATTTGTCTCGTCAGTTGTATGAAGAGGCACTGCATGTGCAGTTCTATCTGACTCTGCTCGACACCTATATTCCCGACGTCACAGAGCGTGCGAAGGCGTTTTCGGCCATCGACAACATCCCTTCCATTAAGCGTAAGGGCGAGTTCTGTTTTAAATGGATTGATTCCATCAACGAACTTAAGAGCATCGAAACTTTAGAAGATCGCCGAAAATTCTTGATGAATCTGATCTGCTTTGCCGCATGTATCGAAGGCTTGTTCTTCTTTGGCGCCTTTGCGTACGTTTACTTCTTACGTTCCAAGGGCTTACTCGACGGCTTAGCGTCGGGAACAAACTGGGTTTTCCGCGATGAGAGCGCTCACATCAACTTCGCGTTTGAAGTGATCGATATCGCCCGCCGCGAAGATCCTCGCATCTTCACTCCACAGATGAATGACCTCATCACACAGATGATGGAAGAGGCCGTGGACTGCGAAATGGCCTTCGCCGAAGATGTGCTTGATTTAGGAATTGCCGGCATGTCTAAGAAAGACATGCGCGAGTACTTACAGTTTGTAGCGGATCAACGCTTGGAGAGATTGCACATCGCTCCTCGTTTTGGTTCAAAGAATCCGTTTGCTTTTCTCGAGCTCCAAGACGTTCAAGAACTCACCAACTTCTTCGAAAGAAAAGTGTCGGCTTACCAAGTCGGCGTGACTGGTGATGTGAACTTCGACGAAAGCTTCTAA
- a CDS encoding ribonucleoside-diphosphate reductase subunit alpha has protein sequence METVKESQQDTTQEPLVMRVKKRDGRLEPVDVTKIVRRVTANSEDLRFVDPYRVAIKSISGLYDGASTKELDNLSIQTAAMLIGEEPQYSRLAARLLSLYIDEEVRNLHINSFYESVVHGHKKGLIAASVVNFVESHREQLESAIQKQKTNVFEYFGLRTVYDRYLLKDPQTREVFENPQYFFMRVACGLSQNPDEAVEFYNLISSLDYLPSTPTLFNSGTLHPQMSSCYLLDSPQDDLKSIYNKYQDIAMLSKFAGGIGVAYSRVRARGSLIKGTNGHSNGVVPWLKTLDSSVAAVNQGGKRKGACCVYLETWHADIEEFLELRDNTGDEATRTHNLNLANWVPDLFMKRVESDEMWSLFDPKAVPHFVDTFGPEFEKAFVEAEEQKLYVRQVKARDLYGRMMKTLAETGNGWMTFKDTSNMKSNQTGAKKENVIHLSNLCTEILEVTSDKETAVCNLGSINLGHHVTEDGVDYVKIRKTVKNAVRFLDRVVDINFYPIDQAAASNSKWRPIGMGAMGLQDAFFRLGLPFDSDDAREISKRVQEEIYFAAMETSCELAEEFGAHDNFAETRAAQGLLQFDLWNVTPTNPDRWNALKAKIKKHGLRNSLAIAIAPTATIASIAGCYEAIEPQVSNLFKRETLSGEFLQINKYLVRDLKKAGFWTEQIRNKIKASEGSIQDIAEIPESLKLIYRTVWELPMKSLIDMAADRGAYIDQSQSLNLFIENPTIGKMSSMYMYAWKKGVKTTYYLRSRAATRISKTTNDANNKETKPVAKAKEYTNEEIIACSIDNPEACEACQ, from the coding sequence ATGGAAACAGTGAAAGAATCGCAACAAGATACCACTCAAGAACCGCTGGTGATGAGAGTTAAAAAGCGTGATGGGCGCCTAGAGCCCGTAGACGTCACTAAGATCGTTCGTCGAGTGACTGCGAACTCCGAAGACTTGCGCTTCGTAGATCCTTACAGAGTGGCGATTAAGTCGATCAGCGGCCTCTATGATGGCGCGAGCACCAAAGAGCTCGACAACCTCAGCATTCAAACGGCCGCCATGCTCATCGGTGAAGAGCCTCAGTACTCTCGCCTTGCCGCTCGCCTCTTGAGCCTCTACATCGACGAGGAAGTTCGCAACCTTCACATTAACTCTTTTTACGAGAGCGTGGTCCACGGTCATAAAAAGGGCCTTATTGCGGCTTCGGTTGTGAATTTCGTTGAATCTCATCGCGAGCAGCTTGAATCGGCGATTCAAAAACAAAAAACGAATGTGTTCGAATACTTCGGACTTCGCACAGTTTACGATCGCTACCTTTTAAAGGATCCTCAAACTCGTGAAGTTTTCGAAAATCCACAGTACTTCTTTATGCGCGTGGCCTGCGGCCTTTCGCAAAATCCAGATGAGGCTGTTGAGTTTTATAATTTGATTTCGTCTTTGGATTACCTCCCGAGCACTCCGACCCTTTTCAACTCGGGAACTCTTCATCCGCAGATGTCGTCTTGCTATCTCCTAGATTCACCTCAAGATGATCTCAAGTCGATTTACAATAAATATCAAGACATCGCCATGCTTTCGAAATTTGCTGGCGGTATCGGTGTGGCTTACTCGCGCGTTCGTGCCCGTGGGTCTTTAATTAAAGGGACTAACGGTCACTCTAACGGAGTCGTCCCTTGGCTCAAAACCTTGGACTCCTCCGTTGCGGCCGTCAACCAAGGCGGAAAACGTAAAGGCGCCTGCTGCGTTTATCTCGAAACATGGCACGCCGACATCGAGGAGTTCCTTGAGCTCCGCGACAACACCGGTGACGAAGCCACTCGCACTCACAATCTCAATTTAGCCAACTGGGTTCCAGATCTCTTCATGAAGCGCGTTGAGAGCGACGAAATGTGGTCGTTGTTTGACCCGAAGGCCGTTCCCCACTTCGTCGATACTTTTGGACCTGAGTTCGAAAAAGCCTTCGTCGAAGCTGAAGAACAAAAACTTTACGTTCGCCAAGTGAAAGCTCGCGATCTGTATGGTCGCATGATGAAGACTTTAGCGGAGACCGGTAACGGCTGGATGACATTTAAAGACACCTCCAACATGAAGAGTAACCAGACCGGCGCAAAGAAGGAAAACGTCATTCACTTGTCGAACCTCTGCACCGAAATCTTGGAAGTCACTAGCGACAAAGAAACTGCCGTTTGTAACTTAGGCTCTATCAACTTAGGTCACCATGTGACTGAAGATGGTGTCGACTATGTTAAAATTCGTAAGACTGTAAAAAATGCGGTTCGCTTTTTAGATCGCGTCGTTGATATCAACTTCTACCCGATCGATCAGGCCGCCGCTTCCAACAGCAAATGGCGCCCGATTGGTATGGGAGCGATGGGTCTTCAAGATGCATTCTTTAGACTCGGTCTTCCGTTTGACAGCGACGATGCTCGCGAGATCTCCAAACGCGTGCAAGAGGAAATCTACTTCGCCGCCATGGAAACATCCTGCGAACTGGCCGAAGAGTTTGGCGCTCACGATAACTTTGCGGAAACTCGTGCGGCTCAAGGCCTTCTTCAGTTTGATCTTTGGAATGTCACTCCGACAAATCCAGATCGCTGGAACGCTTTAAAAGCCAAAATTAAGAAGCACGGTCTTAGAAACTCTCTGGCCATCGCCATTGCACCAACGGCAACGATCGCCAGTATCGCCGGTTGCTACGAAGCAATCGAGCCGCAAGTTTCTAACTTGTTTAAGCGCGAAACACTTTCTGGAGAATTCCTCCAGATCAATAAGTACTTGGTTCGCGATCTTAAAAAAGCGGGATTCTGGACCGAGCAGATCCGAAACAAAATTAAAGCCTCAGAAGGATCGATTCAGGATATCGCTGAGATCCCTGAGAGTCTTAAGCTCATTTACCGCACGGTTTGGGAATTGCCGATGAAGAGCCTCATCGACATGGCCGCAGACCGCGGAGCGTACATCGATCAAAGCCAATCTCTCAATTTATTCATTGAGAATCCAACCATTGGAAAAATGTCTTCGATGTACATGTACGCTTGGAAAAAAGGCGTAAAAACAACGTACTACTTGCGCTCACGTGCTGCGACTCGCATCTCTAAAACAACAAATGATGCCAACAACAAAGAGACCAAGCCCGTGGCCAAGGCCAAAGAATACACGAATGAAGAAATCATCGCGTGTTCTATTGATAACCCAGAAGCATGTGAAGCGTGTCAGTAA
- a CDS encoding LemA family protein, with protein MKHLVTLISGFTLSLFLTGCGVQSIPQAKNRVDEAAAEVTNQYKRRMDLIPNLVQAVKGYASHEKETLEGVVNARAKATSMNVDISKATPDQVKAYQAAQGELSQALGRLMVISENYPQLKADQNFRDLQHQLEGTENRITNARRDHIERIRMFNDLVTVFPTNLTNSIFFHYEKMPQWTTTEGEKVDQAPKVEF; from the coding sequence ATGAAGCATTTAGTCACTTTGATTTCCGGTTTCACATTGTCCCTTTTCTTAACGGGTTGCGGAGTGCAGTCCATCCCTCAAGCAAAAAACCGAGTGGACGAAGCCGCTGCGGAAGTCACCAACCAATACAAGAGACGCATGGATTTAATTCCGAATCTTGTTCAGGCTGTCAAAGGTTACGCCTCCCACGAAAAAGAAACTCTAGAAGGTGTAGTGAATGCTCGCGCTAAAGCGACAAGTATGAATGTCGATATCAGCAAGGCCACTCCCGATCAGGTGAAAGCTTATCAAGCCGCGCAAGGGGAGTTATCACAAGCTCTCGGTCGATTGATGGTGATTTCTGAAAACTACCCCCAGTTGAAAGCCGATCAAAACTTTCGCGATCTTCAGCATCAACTCGAGGGCACAGAAAACCGCATCACCAACGCCCGCCGCGATCACATTGAACGCATTCGGATGTTTAACGACCTAGTGACGGTGTTCCCGACCAATTTAACGAACTCGATCTTTTTCCATTACGAGAAAATGCCTCAGTGGACCACCACCGAAGGTGAGAAGGTCGATCAAGCGCCTAAAGTTGAGTTTTAA
- a CDS encoding TPM domain-containing protein, protein MHKLFSLVLSLVIVSGIGTAHADFVVPALRGGVNDYAKVMDPRVADRLSQALQQIHAKGGPQVAVLTVDTIGDLPIEDAAIRVAREWKLGTESKDNGLLLLVAKSERKVRIEVGQGVEGDITDAVAGRIIDHIIVPAFRRGSFTQGIVEGVDFLLLRMDPPINLQDELGRESYKKHRQKSDISWLHIVLILLFFVMGSPLAGLLGLASISSGRGRGGWSGGGGGFSGGGSSGSW, encoded by the coding sequence ATGCATAAACTTTTCTCGCTGGTACTGAGCCTTGTGATCGTGAGCGGAATAGGCACCGCTCACGCTGACTTTGTCGTTCCTGCTCTTCGAGGAGGAGTGAATGACTATGCGAAGGTGATGGACCCGCGAGTCGCCGATCGATTGTCCCAGGCGCTTCAACAGATCCATGCGAAAGGTGGCCCTCAGGTCGCGGTTTTGACGGTGGACACCATCGGGGATTTGCCGATTGAAGACGCCGCCATTCGCGTGGCTCGCGAATGGAAGCTGGGAACAGAGTCTAAAGATAACGGATTGCTTCTCCTCGTGGCAAAGAGTGAACGCAAAGTTCGGATCGAAGTCGGCCAAGGGGTTGAAGGTGATATCACCGACGCCGTCGCGGGAAGAATTATCGATCACATTATTGTCCCGGCATTTCGCCGAGGGAGTTTTACTCAAGGGATTGTCGAGGGCGTGGATTTTCTTTTGCTAAGAATGGATCCTCCGATCAATTTGCAAGATGAACTCGGTCGAGAGAGTTACAAGAAGCATCGGCAGAAGTCCGACATTTCCTGGTTACATATTGTTTTAATTTTACTGTTCTTTGTCATGGGTTCTCCTTTAGCGGGTCTCTTGGGTTTAGCATCGATCTCCTCAGGTCGCGGACGCGGTGGCTGGAGTGGCGGCGGTGGCGGCTTTAGTGGTGGAGGGTCTTCAGGATCATGGTAG
- a CDS encoding TPM domain-containing protein codes for MVEIPSWLKSYIKSEEAQHLETVVHDSEKITSAEIRPVVVRSSSQYYQVAMTLRLIGLLIFVIFWQLEGWNLYWDAFEESLLHVVVGLVFALYLLPQLARWDLVKRWMTYQKEEEEQAIHRAQIEFYLNHLDKTDTGHGILIFISLLEHQVVVLADKSIAEKLPKDTWQDVVDQIVQGLRQKKLALGLEAGIKQCSLVLAPHFPIQSNDRNEIPNTLIIKE; via the coding sequence ATGGTAGAAATTCCAAGTTGGCTTAAATCTTATATTAAAAGTGAAGAGGCCCAGCATCTCGAAACAGTGGTCCACGACTCCGAGAAGATCACGTCGGCAGAAATTCGCCCGGTTGTTGTAAGATCTTCTTCTCAATACTATCAGGTGGCGATGACGTTAAGGTTAATCGGTCTTTTGATCTTCGTTATTTTTTGGCAGCTTGAAGGGTGGAATTTGTATTGGGATGCTTTTGAAGAGTCACTTCTCCATGTGGTGGTGGGACTTGTTTTTGCATTGTATCTACTTCCTCAACTGGCCCGCTGGGATCTGGTCAAGCGCTGGATGACTTATCAAAAGGAAGAGGAAGAGCAGGCGATCCATCGGGCTCAGATTGAATTTTATCTGAATCACTTGGATAAAACCGATACCGGTCACGGCATTCTAATTTTTATATCTCTTCTCGAGCATCAAGTGGTCGTGCTCGCCGATAAAAGCATTGCGGAAAAACTTCCCAAAGACACTTGGCAAGATGTCGTCGATCAAATTGTTCAAGGCTTACGCCAGAAGAAATTGGCGCTAGGGCTTGAAGCCGGAATTAAGCAGTGCTCCCTTGTCCTTGCCCCGCATTTTCCTATACAATCTAATGATAGAAACGAAATTCCAAATACGTTAATTATTAAAGAGTAA
- the trpS gene encoding tryptophan--tRNA ligase, giving the protein MSKKVILSGSTTTGTPTIGNYIGAISQWIKMQDEYDCHYMVADLHALTTKQDSKEFHERSLAFFAQYLACGLDPKKNVIFMQSHVPAHAELTWVLNCIAPMGALNRMTQFKEKSQKTNEINSGLYTYPVLMAADILLYQTDLVPVGEDQKQHLELTRDLAESFNKKFGTTFKIPEPYIPKSGARIMSLQDPTKKMSKSDEDPNNFIALMDPLKKIEKKIKSAVTDSDPVPRVIYDPVNKQGISNLMTIYSALSQKSISDIEKMYEGKMYGHFKGDLAQVVIEAVRPVQEKYEHLMKDKGELTRLLQLGKERAEVKARATLKKAYENLGLVTL; this is encoded by the coding sequence ATGTCTAAAAAAGTCATATTGAGCGGTAGCACAACCACAGGAACTCCCACGATCGGGAATTACATCGGCGCTATTTCTCAGTGGATTAAAATGCAAGATGAATACGACTGTCATTATATGGTGGCAGACCTCCATGCTCTCACCACCAAGCAGGATTCGAAAGAGTTTCACGAAAGATCTTTAGCATTTTTCGCGCAGTATTTGGCGTGCGGTTTAGATCCGAAAAAAAACGTGATCTTTATGCAGTCCCATGTTCCGGCCCACGCCGAGCTCACATGGGTTCTCAATTGCATCGCGCCTATGGGTGCGCTCAATCGCATGACTCAGTTTAAAGAAAAGTCTCAAAAGACGAACGAGATTAATAGCGGGCTGTACACCTATCCGGTTTTGATGGCGGCGGACATCTTACTCTACCAAACAGATTTAGTTCCTGTGGGTGAAGATCAAAAGCAGCATCTCGAGCTGACGCGAGATCTGGCTGAGAGTTTTAATAAAAAATTCGGCACAACATTTAAGATTCCCGAGCCTTATATTCCTAAATCCGGTGCGCGTATCATGAGTCTTCAAGATCCCACGAAAAAGATGTCGAAGTCGGATGAAGACCCCAATAATTTTATCGCATTGATGGATCCCCTTAAAAAAATCGAAAAGAAAATCAAATCGGCCGTCACCGATTCGGATCCAGTGCCCCGAGTGATTTACGATCCGGTCAACAAGCAAGGGATCTCGAACTTGATGACGATCTATTCGGCGCTTTCGCAGAAGTCCATATCTGACATCGAAAAAATGTACGAGGGTAAGATGTACGGTCACTTCAAAGGAGATTTGGCTCAAGTGGTGATCGAAGCGGTCCGTCCCGTGCAGGAGAAGTACGAGCACTTGATGAAAGACAAAGGTGAGCTGACTCGCTTACTTCAACTTGGAAAAGAACGGGCCGAAGTCAAAGCCCGCGCCACTCTCAAAAAGGCCTACGAGAACCTCGGCCTTGTCACATTATAA
- a CDS encoding TIGR01777 family oxidoreductase, translated as MKTILLTGGTGLIGKELGLQLSRKGYRIIGISRNIKKAALQAPYPAQWIECDLEKTVPALNSYDFHGVIHLAGEGIADQSWSAAQKEKILKSRSEGTKNLVAALSSQKNLEFCIGASAIGIYKPTSGDEAAIESSPMDNGFLSKVTQEWEHAYSGFITSTRTILFRIGVVLSTNGGALPKMLFPAQIFASSKLGNGKQWMSWIHIDDLIRAFIFAAESKDVRGTYNLVAPQPSQQKEMAALIAKNIGAFNGPPVPGFMLKLLLGEQAGLVVTSLKVSSQKLIDAGFKFQYTNLASALADILKMWNNGHAVKTFKQFFPLPREKVFGFFKDAYNLQKITPPSLDFNVLHMSTPEIQEGTLITYKLKIHGVPVQWKTLIETWEANKRFVDTQIKGPYSLWHHTHTFEDLGNGTLMTDQIIYKLPLGLLGRTTAQAFVDSDVDKIFNFRRDSVGQYLN; from the coding sequence ATGAAAACGATATTATTAACTGGCGGCACGGGACTGATCGGAAAAGAATTAGGCTTACAACTTTCGCGAAAAGGTTATCGAATCATCGGAATCTCTCGAAACATTAAAAAAGCCGCACTTCAAGCTCCCTACCCTGCGCAATGGATCGAATGCGATTTAGAAAAGACCGTTCCCGCTCTCAACTCCTATGACTTTCACGGTGTCATTCATCTCGCGGGAGAAGGGATCGCCGATCAATCCTGGAGTGCCGCTCAAAAAGAAAAAATTCTCAAATCACGAAGCGAAGGGACTAAAAACCTGGTCGCCGCATTGTCCTCTCAAAAAAATCTGGAGTTTTGCATCGGCGCCTCCGCCATCGGAATATACAAGCCGACCAGCGGCGATGAAGCGGCGATCGAAAGCTCCCCGATGGACAACGGATTTCTTTCGAAGGTCACACAAGAGTGGGAACATGCTTATTCTGGCTTTATCACAAGTACACGCACGATCCTCTTCCGTATCGGTGTTGTCCTTAGCACCAATGGAGGCGCTCTTCCCAAAATGCTTTTCCCGGCGCAGATTTTTGCCTCCAGCAAATTAGGGAACGGAAAGCAATGGATGAGTTGGATTCATATCGATGATTTAATAAGAGCCTTTATCTTTGCCGCCGAAAGTAAAGATGTCCGAGGCACCTATAATCTTGTGGCGCCACAGCCATCTCAACAAAAAGAGATGGCCGCGCTCATCGCTAAGAACATTGGAGCTTTCAACGGCCCCCCTGTTCCTGGATTTATGCTTAAACTTTTGCTCGGAGAGCAAGCAGGACTCGTCGTGACTTCGCTCAAAGTCTCTTCGCAAAAACTCATCGATGCAGGCTTTAAATTTCAATATACAAATCTCGCCTCGGCCCTGGCCGATATTTTAAAGATGTGGAACAATGGACACGCGGTGAAAACATTTAAACAGTTCTTCCCGCTGCCACGAGAAAAAGTTTTTGGCTTTTTTAAAGATGCTTACAATTTGCAAAAGATCACTCCCCCGTCTCTCGACTTTAATGTGCTCCACATGAGCACCCCCGAGATTCAAGAGGGAACACTGATCACGTACAAACTCAAAATCCATGGGGTTCCGGTCCAATGGAAAACGCTGATTGAAACTTGGGAAGCGAATAAACGTTTTGTCGACACTCAAATCAAAGGGCCATATTCGCTTTGGCATCACACTCACACCTTTGAAGACCTCGGAAATGGCACTCTCATGACAGATCAGATCATATATAAACTGCCTCTAGGACTTCTCGGAAGAACAACAGCCCAAGCCTTCGTCGATAGCGATGTTGACAAAATTTTTAATTTCCGCCGAGACAGCGTCGGGCAGTACCTCAATTGA
- a CDS encoding glycosyltransferase family 9 protein, with the protein MSKFLIIRFSSLGDIAQAAPVAAALRKSHPNSSVHWVTRSDFAEFVQLNPNVDKVWSFEKKRGWLGLVRLFRELYRENFTHVYDAHNNLRSTFLLFLWRICFLGANITQRPKNRWKRILLFQFRRNVFPQPFVGALSFLEPLKKWNIPQELPSPPHLIVKPKKEYPFSNASFIVLAPSAAWATKRWPIEHWKKLVHLLPSQNLVLIGGPADTFCEEIRQEDPHRIWNMAGKTSFLESCEIVSRAQLVISADTGFLHIADQMGVKNLGLIGPTAFGYTSQAQSQILEIDLYCKPCSKDGRTPCVNPVYQKCMKDISPERVARVAQEMS; encoded by the coding sequence ATGAGTAAGTTTTTGATCATCCGATTCTCAAGCCTGGGAGATATCGCACAGGCCGCTCCCGTAGCCGCAGCGCTACGGAAATCCCACCCCAACAGCTCCGTCCATTGGGTGACTCGGAGCGATTTCGCCGAATTTGTTCAACTCAATCCCAACGTCGACAAAGTCTGGAGCTTCGAGAAAAAGCGGGGCTGGCTAGGACTTGTTCGTTTATTCCGAGAACTCTATCGAGAAAACTTCACTCATGTCTACGATGCCCATAATAATCTGCGCTCAACTTTCCTTTTATTTCTTTGGCGAATCTGTTTCCTTGGAGCCAACATTACCCAGCGCCCTAAAAATCGCTGGAAGCGCATTTTGTTGTTTCAGTTTCGTCGAAACGTTTTTCCTCAACCGTTTGTGGGTGCTCTTTCCTTTCTCGAGCCTCTTAAAAAATGGAACATTCCCCAAGAACTTCCTTCCCCGCCTCACTTGATCGTAAAGCCCAAAAAAGAATATCCCTTCTCTAACGCGTCTTTTATCGTACTTGCCCCGTCGGCAGCGTGGGCGACTAAACGATGGCCGATAGAGCACTGGAAAAAGCTTGTTCATTTATTACCATCGCAAAATTTGGTGCTTATCGGCGGACCGGCAGATACTTTTTGTGAGGAGATTCGCCAAGAGGACCCCCATCGAATTTGGAATATGGCAGGAAAAACCTCCTTTCTTGAAAGTTGTGAGATCGTCTCTCGGGCCCAGCTGGTGATCTCGGCCGACACCGGCTTTTTGCATATTGCCGATCAAATGGGAGTTAAAAATTTAGGTCTGATCGGCCCGACGGCTTTTGGATATACCTCTCAGGCGCAGTCTCAGATTCTAGAGATCGATCTGTATTGCAAACCGTGCAGTAAAGATGGTCGCACTCCTTGCGTAAATCCGGTTTATCAAAAGTGCATGAAGGACATCTCACCAGAACGTGTCGCCCGCGTCGCCCAGGAGATGTCATGA